From Neisseria musculi, the proteins below share one genomic window:
- a CDS encoding MFS transporter: protein MTAPPAPSKYLPLLLAVAIFMQMLDTTILNTALPAMAAGLNESPLNMQSAVIAYVLTLALLIPLSGYLADRFGTRNVFVAALGLFMAGSLLCAAAPNLPMLVLARVVQGLGGSMLAPVPRLTLMRAYSKAQLLNAINYAVMPALIGPILGPLVGGYLVEYASWHWIFLINLPIGALGIWLSLKVMPNIKGEKGRFDTVGFLLFAAAACALSLSVEIITHPRALPFSGLLSAFGASALWLYRIHATHSKNPIYADHLFQVRTFRIGLGGNLASRLGISSAPFLLALMFQVALGFSAGLSGWLLAPMALASLLAKPLIKPLMTRLGYRRVLIGNTRILGLLIATLALPPADAAWWVWVLLLSGIGLCNSIQFSAMNTLTIADLRPHQTGSGNSLMAVNQQLAIALGIALGALMLQWFSRNIPAGGNLHTAFRCTFAATGAVTFVSGLIFARLHRSDGRNLVGAEKG from the coding sequence ATGACCGCCCCGCCCGCTCCTTCCAAATACCTGCCCCTGTTGCTGGCCGTTGCCATCTTCATGCAGATGCTCGACACCACCATACTCAACACCGCGCTGCCGGCAATGGCTGCCGGGCTGAACGAATCGCCGCTTAATATGCAGTCGGCGGTGATTGCTTATGTGCTGACCCTGGCTCTGCTGATTCCTTTGAGCGGTTATCTGGCCGACCGTTTCGGCACACGCAATGTGTTTGTTGCCGCCCTGGGGCTGTTTATGGCCGGCTCTCTGCTGTGTGCCGCAGCGCCCAACCTGCCCATGCTGGTGCTGGCGCGGGTGGTGCAGGGCTTGGGCGGTTCGATGCTGGCGCCGGTGCCGAGGCTGACGCTGATGCGGGCATACAGCAAAGCCCAATTGCTCAATGCCATCAACTATGCCGTGATGCCCGCCCTGATCGGCCCGATACTGGGGCCGCTGGTGGGCGGTTATTTGGTGGAATATGCAAGTTGGCATTGGATTTTTCTGATCAACCTGCCCATCGGCGCGTTGGGCATCTGGCTGTCTTTGAAGGTGATGCCCAACATCAAAGGCGAAAAAGGCCGCTTCGATACAGTGGGCTTTCTGCTGTTTGCCGCGGCGGCCTGCGCCCTGAGTTTGTCGGTGGAAATCATCACCCACCCCCGGGCATTGCCGTTTTCCGGCCTGCTGTCAGCGTTTGGGGCATCGGCGTTATGGCTTTACCGCATACACGCCACACACAGTAAAAACCCGATTTACGCAGACCACCTGTTTCAAGTGCGCACATTCCGCATCGGGCTGGGCGGAAATCTGGCCAGCCGCCTGGGCATCAGCTCGGCTCCGTTTCTATTGGCACTGATGTTTCAGGTTGCACTCGGTTTCAGTGCCGGCCTGTCGGGCTGGCTGCTCGCGCCGATGGCACTGGCCTCGCTATTGGCCAAACCGCTGATCAAACCATTGATGACGCGCTTGGGCTACCGCAGGGTGCTAATCGGCAACACCCGCATTCTCGGCCTGCTGATTGCCACCCTCGCGCTGCCGCCCGCCGATGCGGCTTGGTGGGTGTGGGTGCTGCTGTTGTCGGGCATAGGCCTGTGCAATTCGATACAGTTTTCCGCCATGAACACGCTCACAATTGCCGACTTGCGCCCCCATCAAACCGGCAGCGGCAACAGCCTGATGGCAGTCAACCAACAGCTTGCCATAGCTTTGGGCATCGCACTGGGCGCGCTGATGCTGCAATGGTTCAGCCGCAACATTCCCGCCGGCGGCAATCTGCACACCGCTTTCCGCTGCACCTTTGCCGCCACCGGTGCCGTTACCTTTGTTTCCGGCCTGATATTCGCCCGTTTGCACCGTTCAGACGGCCGAAATCTGGTTGGTGCCGAAAAAGGGTAA